From the genome of Populus alba chromosome 10, ASM523922v2, whole genome shotgun sequence, one region includes:
- the LOC118059705 gene encoding telomere repeat-binding protein 3 isoform X2, translating to MVVKKRQYYGFNGFHMPPVPRAPRSARGRGLNKMKVEDSQICAFELLASLAGKLLQESESSASSNASEANDQPIIGGGGGVKFEQDDDRPLKAECLDHGSCGESALFTQFSSPNSDQKCLLNEFPHAESNLFLERSSMITNSNSSKNGGADLKSVICKSKSACENIPGKVEGSSDSRMSCDGYVDNGLSRQKRCDRLDTRGLIVDPCSSNDPMEMCMKFPALINSVNNVELPSCRDPVPSASIPRHRNGTKLGIRDDDENFTRCNKPLTKSKAFRPPQRIGDRRIRKLLTSKYWKVAPKLKDCEFSKPAFLEGGVKSHYLKRKLCYSRERYQLNTFYKRRKFTDHSVVVTSDGGFSSESVCNSPDKNMTGDKNGASIMFHANGVSSSVIGHQASFHSKDSQVKFSIKSFRVPELLIEVPESATVGSLKRTVVEAVSAILGGGLRVGVLLHGKKVRDDNRTLLQTGIASNENLDTLGFSLEPTPVQVSPPLCTEDPPALLPCDTSQLISRSPATPIVDSGVSDALPDPPPLTNLDTNIESNRESVSFHADIVTDNTLLDSRALVAVPPVNAEELAMVPLNQKSKRSELVQRRTRRPFSVSEVEALVHAVEELGTGRWRDVKLCSFEDADHRTYVDLKDKWKTLVHTAQIAPQQRRGEPVPQELLDRVLAAHAYWSQHQAKQHSKNQTATLKITDAHAVRNGVEDIQSI from the exons ATGGTGGTGAAGAAGAGACAATATTATGGTTTCAATGGCTTTCATATGCCCCCAGTTCCAAGGGCTCCGAGATCAGCTAGA GGGAGGGGGTTGAATAAGATGAAAGTTGAGGATAGTCAAATATGTGCATTTGAATTGCTTGCTTCCCTAGCAGGCAAGCTATTGCAGGAGAGTGAAAGTTCAGCTTCCAGTAATGCATCTGAAGCAAATGATCAACCTAtaattggtggtggtggtggtgtgaaATTTGAGCAAGATGATGATAGACCATTGAAAGCAGAATGCCTTGATCATGGAAGTTGTGGAGAAAGTGCTCTTTTTACTCAGTTTTCCTCGCCAAACAGTGATCAAAAGTGCCTTCTAAATGAATTTCCACATGCCGAGAGCAATTTATTTCTGGAGCGCTCTTCAATGATCACGAATTCCAATTCCTCAAAGAATGGTGGTGCTGATTTGAAGTCTGTGATTTGCAAAAGTAAGAGTGCATGTGAAAATATCCCTGGTAAAGTTGAGGGCTCTTCTGATTCTAGGATGTCTTGTGATGGTTATGTGGACAATGGATTAAGTAGACAGAAAAGGTGTGACAGGCTAGATACCAGAGGTTTGATTGTTGATCCCTGCAGTTCAAATGATCCCATGGAAATGTGCATGAAATTTCCTGCATTGATCAATTCAGTCAACAATGTTGAATTGCCATCATGCAGGGACCCTGTTCCTAGTGCTTCTATTCCAAGGCACAGGAATGGTACTAAATTAGGTattagagatgatgatgaaaactttACTAGGTGTAATAAACCTTTAACAAAGTCAAAGGCTTTTAGGCCTCCACAACGAATTGGTGATCGAAGAATAAGGAAATTGCTGACTTCCAAATACTGGAAAGTAGCTCCAAAATTGAAGGATTGTGAATTTTCCAAACCTG CATTTTTAGAAGGGGGGGTGAAGTCTCACTATCTCAAGAGGAAATTATGTTACAGTCGTGAAAGGTATCAACTTAACACCTTTTATAAGAGGAGGAAGTTTACTGATCATAGTGTAGTTGTGACTTCTGATGGAGGGTTCAGCAGTGAAAGTGTTTGCAATTCACCTGATAAGAATATGACTGGAGACAAGAATGGTGCTTCCATAATGTTTCACG CTAATGGGGTATCATCTTCTGTTATAGGTCATCAAGCATCCTTCCACTCCAAGGATTCTCAAG TGAAGTTCAGTATTAAGTCCTTTAGAGTTCCAGAGCTTTTGATTGAGGTACCAGAAAGTGCAACTGTTGGTTCCCTGAAG CGAACTGTAGTGGAGGCTGTAAGTGCTATACTTGGAGGTGGTTTACGAGTTGGGGTACTTCTTCATGGAAAGAAGGTTAGGGATGACAATAGAACCCTATTGCAGACTGGCATCGCTTCTAATGAGAATCTTGATACTCTGGGTTTCTCATTGGAGCCTACTCCTGTGCAAGTTTCCCCACCTTTGTGCACTGAAGATCCTCCAGCACTATTACCATGTGACACATCTCAACTTATATCGAG GTCGCCAGCCACTCCTATTGTAGATTCAGGAGTTTCTGACGCCTTACCTGATCCTCCCCCACTGACTAATTTGGACACCAATATTGAAAGTAATCGTGAATCAGTTTCCTTCCATGCTGACATAGTAACTGACAATACACTGTTGGATTCCAGAGCTCTGGTTGCAGTTCCACCGGTGAATGCTGAGGAACTTGCTATGGTTCCTTTAAACCAGAAATCTAAGCGATCTGAACTTGTACAGCGTCGAACCAGGAGACCATTCTCTGTGTCAGAAGTAGAAGCACTAGTGCATGCAGTTGAGGAACTAGGAACTGGAAG GTGGCGTGATGTTAAATTGTGTTCTTTTGAAGATGCAGACCATCGGACTTATGTGGATTTGAAG GATAAATGGAAGACATTGGTTCACACAGCGCAGATTGCCCCTCAGCAAAGAAGGGGTGAGCCCGTGCCCCAGGAGCTCTTGGACAGGGTGTTGGCTGCACATGCTTACTGGTCCCAACATCAAGCTAAGCAACATAGCAAGAATCAGACTGCTACACTGAAGATTACTGACGCTCACGCTGTTAGAAATGGAGTTGAAGATATCCAGTCAATATGA
- the LOC118059705 gene encoding telomere repeat-binding protein 3 isoform X3 has translation MVVKKRQYYGFNGFHMPPVPRAPRSARGRGLNKMKVEDSQICAFELLASLAGKLLQESESSASSNASEANDQPIIGGGGGVKFEQDDDRPLKAECLDHGSCGESALFTQFSSPNSDQKCLLNEFPHAESNLFLERSSMITNSNSSKNGGADLKSVICKSKSACENIPGKVEGSSDSRMSCDGYVDNGLSRQKRCDRLDTRGLIVDPCSSNDPMEMCMKFPALINSVNNVELPSCRDPVPSASIPRHRNGTKLGIRDDDENFTRCNKPLTKSKAFRPPQRIGDRRIRKLLTSKYWKVAPKLKDCEFSKPAFLEGGVKSHYLKRKLCYSRERYQLNTFYKRRKFTDHSVVVTSDGGFSSESVCNSPDKNMTGDKNGASIMFHGHQASFHSKDSQVKFSIKSFRVPELLIEVPESATVGSLKRTVVEAVSAILGGGLRVGVLLHGKKVRDDNRTLLQTGIASNENLDTLGFSLEPTPVQVSPPLCTEDPPALLPCDTSQLISRSPATPIVDSGVSDALPDPPPLTNLDTNIESNRESVSFHADIVTDNTLLDSRALVAVPPVNAEELAMVPLNQKSKRSELVQRRTRRPFSVSEVEALVHAVEELGTGRWRDVKLCSFEDADHRTYVDLKDKWKTLVHTAQIAPQQRRGEPVPQELLDRVLAAHAYWSQHQAKQHSKNQTATLKITDAHAVRNGVEDIQSI, from the exons ATGGTGGTGAAGAAGAGACAATATTATGGTTTCAATGGCTTTCATATGCCCCCAGTTCCAAGGGCTCCGAGATCAGCTAGA GGGAGGGGGTTGAATAAGATGAAAGTTGAGGATAGTCAAATATGTGCATTTGAATTGCTTGCTTCCCTAGCAGGCAAGCTATTGCAGGAGAGTGAAAGTTCAGCTTCCAGTAATGCATCTGAAGCAAATGATCAACCTAtaattggtggtggtggtggtgtgaaATTTGAGCAAGATGATGATAGACCATTGAAAGCAGAATGCCTTGATCATGGAAGTTGTGGAGAAAGTGCTCTTTTTACTCAGTTTTCCTCGCCAAACAGTGATCAAAAGTGCCTTCTAAATGAATTTCCACATGCCGAGAGCAATTTATTTCTGGAGCGCTCTTCAATGATCACGAATTCCAATTCCTCAAAGAATGGTGGTGCTGATTTGAAGTCTGTGATTTGCAAAAGTAAGAGTGCATGTGAAAATATCCCTGGTAAAGTTGAGGGCTCTTCTGATTCTAGGATGTCTTGTGATGGTTATGTGGACAATGGATTAAGTAGACAGAAAAGGTGTGACAGGCTAGATACCAGAGGTTTGATTGTTGATCCCTGCAGTTCAAATGATCCCATGGAAATGTGCATGAAATTTCCTGCATTGATCAATTCAGTCAACAATGTTGAATTGCCATCATGCAGGGACCCTGTTCCTAGTGCTTCTATTCCAAGGCACAGGAATGGTACTAAATTAGGTattagagatgatgatgaaaactttACTAGGTGTAATAAACCTTTAACAAAGTCAAAGGCTTTTAGGCCTCCACAACGAATTGGTGATCGAAGAATAAGGAAATTGCTGACTTCCAAATACTGGAAAGTAGCTCCAAAATTGAAGGATTGTGAATTTTCCAAACCTG CATTTTTAGAAGGGGGGGTGAAGTCTCACTATCTCAAGAGGAAATTATGTTACAGTCGTGAAAGGTATCAACTTAACACCTTTTATAAGAGGAGGAAGTTTACTGATCATAGTGTAGTTGTGACTTCTGATGGAGGGTTCAGCAGTGAAAGTGTTTGCAATTCACCTGATAAGAATATGACTGGAGACAAGAATGGTGCTTCCATAATGTTTCACG GTCATCAAGCATCCTTCCACTCCAAGGATTCTCAAG TGAAGTTCAGTATTAAGTCCTTTAGAGTTCCAGAGCTTTTGATTGAGGTACCAGAAAGTGCAACTGTTGGTTCCCTGAAG CGAACTGTAGTGGAGGCTGTAAGTGCTATACTTGGAGGTGGTTTACGAGTTGGGGTACTTCTTCATGGAAAGAAGGTTAGGGATGACAATAGAACCCTATTGCAGACTGGCATCGCTTCTAATGAGAATCTTGATACTCTGGGTTTCTCATTGGAGCCTACTCCTGTGCAAGTTTCCCCACCTTTGTGCACTGAAGATCCTCCAGCACTATTACCATGTGACACATCTCAACTTATATCGAG GTCGCCAGCCACTCCTATTGTAGATTCAGGAGTTTCTGACGCCTTACCTGATCCTCCCCCACTGACTAATTTGGACACCAATATTGAAAGTAATCGTGAATCAGTTTCCTTCCATGCTGACATAGTAACTGACAATACACTGTTGGATTCCAGAGCTCTGGTTGCAGTTCCACCGGTGAATGCTGAGGAACTTGCTATGGTTCCTTTAAACCAGAAATCTAAGCGATCTGAACTTGTACAGCGTCGAACCAGGAGACCATTCTCTGTGTCAGAAGTAGAAGCACTAGTGCATGCAGTTGAGGAACTAGGAACTGGAAG GTGGCGTGATGTTAAATTGTGTTCTTTTGAAGATGCAGACCATCGGACTTATGTGGATTTGAAG GATAAATGGAAGACATTGGTTCACACAGCGCAGATTGCCCCTCAGCAAAGAAGGGGTGAGCCCGTGCCCCAGGAGCTCTTGGACAGGGTGTTGGCTGCACATGCTTACTGGTCCCAACATCAAGCTAAGCAACATAGCAAGAATCAGACTGCTACACTGAAGATTACTGACGCTCACGCTGTTAGAAATGGAGTTGAAGATATCCAGTCAATATGA
- the LOC118059704 gene encoding scarecrow-like protein 9, whose translation MIMDQPIRSLYGSVNELKLSNESQIVLLDQNLVNVFKSENNCVNQNYVNIPHLRPDSTLNQPAVSPSMSQEVDSYEDFDFSDVVLKYISQMLMEEEMEDKTCMFQESSAALLAAEKSLYELIGKKYPSSPKYQVPRFDQTRESPDKNHDLNCSNYTSSTSRSSGSNLVDLGGYKFSRRASQFASRSSYSSGNSTVTVDGYVDSPEGPNMVAEISRESESVMQFKKGFEEANKFIVNGDLFTDLESNGLFLKDPKEDAKDVLAMTEEKNENVNYTDGLRRKKSPHLEELAVEGFRSNKQSAVYSESTASPADFDMVLLNCGRDESSIQAALHNGESKIVQQNGQAKGGKARAKRQGGKRNVVDLRTLLTLCAEAVAADNRRGAIDLLKQIRQNAPPTGDAMQRLANVFADGLEARLAGSGTQIYKALISRPTSAADVLKTYHMVLTACPFRKLSNFFSNITIKNIAENATRVHIVDFGIMYGFQWPSLLQRLSSRPGGPPKLRITGIDLPNPGFRPAERVEETGRRLENYANTFKVPFEFNAIAQKWDTIQIEDLKIDRNEVLVVNSLFRLRNLLDETVVVESPRDTVLNLIRKMNPDVFIHGVVNGAYSAPFFITRFREALFHFSTLFDMLEANVPREVPERVLFERDIFGWEAMNVIACEGAERIERPETYKQWKMRIQRAGFRQLPVNREIFTTAKERVQALHHKDFVIDEDSRWLLQGWKGRIVYALSSWKPDS comes from the coding sequence ATGATCATGGATCAACCCATAAGAAGTTTATATGGTTCTGTAAATGAATTGAAACTTAGCAATGAAAGCCAAATTGTTTTATTGGATCAGAATCTTGTTAATGTGTTCAAGTCGGAAAACAACTGTGTCAACCAAAACTATGTAAATATTCCTCATCTGCGGCCTGATTCAACACTAAATCAGCCAGCTGTGTCTCCAAGCATGAGTCAAGAGGTAGATTCTTATGAAGATTTTGATTTCAGTGATGTGGTTCTGAAATATATTAGCCAGATGCTTATGGAAGAGGAAATGGAGGACAAGACATGCATGTTTCAAGAATCTTCAGCGGCACTTCTTGCTGCGGAGAAATCATTGTATGAGCTTATTGGGAAGAAGTATCCTTCTTCACCCAAATACCAGGTACCTCGTTTTGATCAAACGCGTGAAAGCCCagataaaaatcatgatttgaaTTGCAGTAATTATACAAGCAGTACAAGCCGCAGTAGTGGCAGTAACTTGGTTGATCTTGGGGGGTACAAGTTCTCGAGACGTGCTTCTCAGTTTGCTTCCCGGTCATCCTATAGTTCAGGTAACAGTACTGTTACTGTTGATGGATATGTTGACTCTCCAGAGGGTCCTAATATGGTTGCTGAGATATCTAGGGAGAGTGAGTCTGTTATGCAGTTTAAGAAAGGGTTTGAGGAGGCGAATAAGTTCATTGTAAACGGCGATCTGTTCACTGATTTGGAGAGTAATGGTCTGTTTCTAAAAGACCCAAAGGAAGATGCCAAGGATGTGTTAGCTATGACAGAGGAAAAGAATGAAAATGTGAACTACACGGATGGTTTGAGGAGAAAGAAGAGTCCTCATCTTGAGGAGTTGGCTGTAGAGGGATTTAGGAGTAACAAGCAGTCTGCAGTTTATTCTGAATCAACTGCAAGTCCAGCAGATTTTGACATGGTATTGCTCAACTGTGGAAGAGATGAATCTTCCATTCAAGCGGCCTTGCATAATGGGGAAAGCAAGATTGTGCAGCAGAATGGACAAGCAAAAGGAGGAAAAGCTCGAGCTAAGAGGCAGGGAGGTAAGAGGAATGTGGTGGATTTGAGAACTCTCTTGACCCTTTGTGCAGAGGCTGTTGCAGCAGATAACCGGAGGGGTGCAATTGACCTGCTGAAGCAAATCAGACAGAATGCTCCACCAACAGGGGATGCAATGCAGAGACTAGCCAATGTTTTTGCTGATGGTCTCGAGGCACGTCTGGCTGGCTCAGGAACCCAGATTTACAAAGCACTTATTTCCAGGCCGACATCAGCTGCCGATGTTTTGAAAACTTACCATATGGTACTTACTGCTTGTCCATTTAGGAAGCTGTCTAATTTCTTCTCAAATATAACAATTAAGAATATAGCTGAGAATGCAACGAGGGTTCACATTGTTGATTTCGGAATTATGTATGGTTTCCAATGGCCCAGCCTTCTTCAGCGTCTCTCATCCAGACCTGGAGGACCTCCCAAGCTGCGGATTACCGGGATTGATCTCCCAAATCCAGGTTTCCGACCAGCAGAAAGGGTAGAGGAGACAGGACGCCGCTTAGAAAATTATGCGAATACTTTCAAGGTTCCATTCGAGTTCAATGCTATAGCACAAAAGTGGGACACCATTCAAATTGAGGACCTCAAGATTGATAGAAATGAGGTGCTTGTTGTGAACTCTCTGTTTAGATTAAGAAACTTGCTTGATGAGACTGTGGTGGTGGAGAGTCCTAGAGATACTGTTCTCAATTTGATCAGGAAAATGAATCCAGATGTTTTCATACATGGAGTTGTGAATGGAGCCTACAGTGCTCCATTCTTTATCACACGCTTTCGAGAGGCCCTCTTCCACTTCTCTACTTTGTTTGATATGCTGGAGGCTAATGTGCCTCGTGAGGTTCCAGAGAGGGTTCTTTTTGAGAGAGACATTTTTGGGTGGGAGGCAATGAATGTCATTGCATGTGAGGGTGCAGAGAGGATCGAGAGGCCAGAGACATACAAGCAGTGGAAAATGCGGATTCAAAGGGCTGGGTTCAGGCAGCTCCCTGTGAATCGGGAGATTTTTACTACAGCAAAGGAGAGGGTGCAAGCTCTCCATCACAAGGATTTTGTAATCGATGAAGATAGCCGGTGGTTGCTCCAAGGGTGGAAGGGTCGGATTGTTTATGCACTCTCTTCTTGGAAGCCTGATTCTTAA
- the LOC118059705 gene encoding telomere repeat-binding protein 3 isoform X1, whose amino-acid sequence MVVKKRQYYGFNGFHMPPVPRAPRSARGRGLNKMKVEDSQICAFELLASLAGKLLQESESSASSNASEANDQPIIGGGGGVKFEQDDDRPLKAECLDHGSCGESALFTQFSSPNSDQKCLLNEFPHAESNLFLERSSMITNSNSSKNGGADLKSVICKSKSACENIPGKVEGSSDSRMSCDGYVDNGLSRQKRCDRLDTRGLIVDPCSSNDPMEMCMKFPALINSVNNVELPSCRDPVPSASIPRHRNGTKLGIRDDDENFTRCNKPLTKSKAFRPPQRIGDRRIRKLLTSKYWKVAPKLKDCEFSKPAFLEGGVKSHYLKRKLCYSRERYQLNTFYKRRKFTDHSVVVTSDGGFSSESVCNSPDKNMTGDKNGASIMFHDAANGVSSSVIGHQASFHSKDSQVKFSIKSFRVPELLIEVPESATVGSLKRTVVEAVSAILGGGLRVGVLLHGKKVRDDNRTLLQTGIASNENLDTLGFSLEPTPVQVSPPLCTEDPPALLPCDTSQLISRSPATPIVDSGVSDALPDPPPLTNLDTNIESNRESVSFHADIVTDNTLLDSRALVAVPPVNAEELAMVPLNQKSKRSELVQRRTRRPFSVSEVEALVHAVEELGTGRWRDVKLCSFEDADHRTYVDLKDKWKTLVHTAQIAPQQRRGEPVPQELLDRVLAAHAYWSQHQAKQHSKNQTATLKITDAHAVRNGVEDIQSI is encoded by the exons ATGGTGGTGAAGAAGAGACAATATTATGGTTTCAATGGCTTTCATATGCCCCCAGTTCCAAGGGCTCCGAGATCAGCTAGA GGGAGGGGGTTGAATAAGATGAAAGTTGAGGATAGTCAAATATGTGCATTTGAATTGCTTGCTTCCCTAGCAGGCAAGCTATTGCAGGAGAGTGAAAGTTCAGCTTCCAGTAATGCATCTGAAGCAAATGATCAACCTAtaattggtggtggtggtggtgtgaaATTTGAGCAAGATGATGATAGACCATTGAAAGCAGAATGCCTTGATCATGGAAGTTGTGGAGAAAGTGCTCTTTTTACTCAGTTTTCCTCGCCAAACAGTGATCAAAAGTGCCTTCTAAATGAATTTCCACATGCCGAGAGCAATTTATTTCTGGAGCGCTCTTCAATGATCACGAATTCCAATTCCTCAAAGAATGGTGGTGCTGATTTGAAGTCTGTGATTTGCAAAAGTAAGAGTGCATGTGAAAATATCCCTGGTAAAGTTGAGGGCTCTTCTGATTCTAGGATGTCTTGTGATGGTTATGTGGACAATGGATTAAGTAGACAGAAAAGGTGTGACAGGCTAGATACCAGAGGTTTGATTGTTGATCCCTGCAGTTCAAATGATCCCATGGAAATGTGCATGAAATTTCCTGCATTGATCAATTCAGTCAACAATGTTGAATTGCCATCATGCAGGGACCCTGTTCCTAGTGCTTCTATTCCAAGGCACAGGAATGGTACTAAATTAGGTattagagatgatgatgaaaactttACTAGGTGTAATAAACCTTTAACAAAGTCAAAGGCTTTTAGGCCTCCACAACGAATTGGTGATCGAAGAATAAGGAAATTGCTGACTTCCAAATACTGGAAAGTAGCTCCAAAATTGAAGGATTGTGAATTTTCCAAACCTG CATTTTTAGAAGGGGGGGTGAAGTCTCACTATCTCAAGAGGAAATTATGTTACAGTCGTGAAAGGTATCAACTTAACACCTTTTATAAGAGGAGGAAGTTTACTGATCATAGTGTAGTTGTGACTTCTGATGGAGGGTTCAGCAGTGAAAGTGTTTGCAATTCACCTGATAAGAATATGACTGGAGACAAGAATGGTGCTTCCATAATGTTTCACG ATGCAGCTAATGGGGTATCATCTTCTGTTATAGGTCATCAAGCATCCTTCCACTCCAAGGATTCTCAAG TGAAGTTCAGTATTAAGTCCTTTAGAGTTCCAGAGCTTTTGATTGAGGTACCAGAAAGTGCAACTGTTGGTTCCCTGAAG CGAACTGTAGTGGAGGCTGTAAGTGCTATACTTGGAGGTGGTTTACGAGTTGGGGTACTTCTTCATGGAAAGAAGGTTAGGGATGACAATAGAACCCTATTGCAGACTGGCATCGCTTCTAATGAGAATCTTGATACTCTGGGTTTCTCATTGGAGCCTACTCCTGTGCAAGTTTCCCCACCTTTGTGCACTGAAGATCCTCCAGCACTATTACCATGTGACACATCTCAACTTATATCGAG GTCGCCAGCCACTCCTATTGTAGATTCAGGAGTTTCTGACGCCTTACCTGATCCTCCCCCACTGACTAATTTGGACACCAATATTGAAAGTAATCGTGAATCAGTTTCCTTCCATGCTGACATAGTAACTGACAATACACTGTTGGATTCCAGAGCTCTGGTTGCAGTTCCACCGGTGAATGCTGAGGAACTTGCTATGGTTCCTTTAAACCAGAAATCTAAGCGATCTGAACTTGTACAGCGTCGAACCAGGAGACCATTCTCTGTGTCAGAAGTAGAAGCACTAGTGCATGCAGTTGAGGAACTAGGAACTGGAAG GTGGCGTGATGTTAAATTGTGTTCTTTTGAAGATGCAGACCATCGGACTTATGTGGATTTGAAG GATAAATGGAAGACATTGGTTCACACAGCGCAGATTGCCCCTCAGCAAAGAAGGGGTGAGCCCGTGCCCCAGGAGCTCTTGGACAGGGTGTTGGCTGCACATGCTTACTGGTCCCAACATCAAGCTAAGCAACATAGCAAGAATCAGACTGCTACACTGAAGATTACTGACGCTCACGCTGTTAGAAATGGAGTTGAAGATATCCAGTCAATATGA